From Apium graveolens cultivar Ventura chromosome 9, ASM990537v1, whole genome shotgun sequence, the proteins below share one genomic window:
- the LOC141687195 gene encoding crocetin glucosyltransferase, chloroplastic-like, protein MEQHRHILLITFPTQGQINPSLQFAKKLTGMGVEVTFATSLSAHVRMANTLIATKGLNFASFSDGYDDGFKLTDDAKHFMSSIRNHGSESVKQILRSSAEKGRPISCVVNTLLLPWVAEVARELHVPSALLWTQPASVLDIYYYYFNGYGEAMNSCLDDPSWSIQLPGLPRLHARDLPSFILPTCPEMYSFALPSFKEQLDADEKATVLVNSFDALEPEALKAIKKLEFISIGPVLPTAFLDGKDPSDTSVGGDLFLKSSNYRDWLDSQTHNSVIYISFGSISTLSKPQINEIGKGLLKSRKPFLWVIIRKEGESEEEKLSCMDELEGQGMIVAWCSQLEVLSHPALGCFVTHCGWNSTLESFVSRVPVVAFPQWTDQTTNAKLIEDVWKTGVRVNGNGEGMVDGDEVDRCIRMVMGNEELRNNAKKWGDLAREAICEGGSSDKNLKAFVERVDPQVF, encoded by the coding sequence ATGGAACAACACCGTCACATCCTCCTCATAACATTCCCGACACAAGGCCAAATTAATCCCAGCCTCCAATTCGCCAAGAAGCTTACCGGAATGGGTGTAGAGGTTACATTCGCAACCAGTTTGTCAGCCCACGTCCGCATGGCAAACACTCTAATAGCTACTAAAGGCCTTAACTTTGCTTCCTTCTCCGATGGCTATGATGATGGCTTCAAGCTTACTGATGATGCTAAGCATTTCATGTCCTCCATACGTAATCACGGATCGGAGAGTGTCAAACAAATATTACGTTCTAGTGCTGAAAAAGGCCGCCCTATCAGTTGTGTTGTGAACACACTTCTTCTCCCATGGGTGGCAGAGGTGGCACGTGAATTACACGTGCCTTCTGCCCTTCTTTGGACTCAACCTGCTtctgttttggatatttattacTACTACTTCAATGGTTACGGTGAGGCCATGAACAGTTGTTTAGATGACCCTTCATGGTCAATACAATTACCTGGTTTGCCTCGTCTCCATGCACGTGACCTTCCTTCGTTTATACTTCCTACATGCCCCGAAATGTACAGTTTTGCGCTCCCATCATTCAAAGAGCAGCTAGATGCAGATGAAAAAGCTACGGTGCTTGTAAATTCTTTTGATGCACTGGAACCGGAGGCTCTCAAAGCAATCAAAAAGCTCGAGTTCATTTCAATAGGCCCGGTCCTTCCAACAGCTTTCTTAGATGGCAAGGATCCTTCGGACACTTCTGTTGGAGGTGACCTATTCCTAAAATCAAGTAACTATAGAGATTGGTTGGATTCTCAGACTCATAACTCTGTAATTTATATATCATTCGGAAGCATATCAACATTGTCAAAGCCTCAAATAAATGAGATTGGAAAAGGATTGTTAAAAAGTAGAAAGCCATTTTTGTGGGTGATAATTAGGAAAGAGGGTGAATCAGAAGAGGAGAAATTAAGTTGCATGGACGAATTAGAAGGGCAAGGAATGATAGTGGCATGGTGCAGTCAACTAGAAGTATTGTCACACCCTGCACTAGGATGTTTCGTGACACATTGCGGATGGAATTCGACGTTGGAGAGTTTTGTTTCAAGGGTTCCGGTTGTGGCATTTCCGCAATGGACGGACCAGACGACAAATGCAAAGTTGATAGAAGATGTATGGAAGACGGGAGTGAGAGTAAATGGTAATGGAGAAGGAATGGTTGATGGTGATGAAGTTGATAGGTGCATAAGAATGGTGATGGGAAATGAAGAATTGAGAAACAATGCTAAGAAATGGGGTGATTTGGCTAGGGAAGCAATATGTGAAGGTGGTTCTTCGGATAAGAATCTCAAGGCTTTCGTGGAACGTGTTGATCCCCAAGTCTTTTAA